From Cellulomonas oligotrophica, a single genomic window includes:
- a CDS encoding DUF6807 family protein, which yields MSHQRPQHPGTAALDAALAAPAGTTPDAGTTTALRPAPVDRPAPAERPERTRPRRTTATIAEVADAAGVSRATVSRVMNGRDTVDADLAARVREAADRLAYRPSNVARSLSLGRTETVAVVVPDLANPMFQQVLRGVAAAAGDAGYRVLVADTAEHVDDEQTVVLDARLRCDAIVLVSPRMPERALRALLPQLRPAVLVNRAPDGATPTLEIDYADGVAQIVDHLVGLGHRHLLYLAGPPESASHRRRLEALRVAAAHREGVRLSEMPAGASVDAGYAAAADVLASRATAVVAYNDLVAFGLLARLNELGVAVPGDVSIVGFDDIELARFATPSLTTAAVPQVDLGRLAWAHLQPGLTGGDPMPDPAPIAPTLAVRASSGPVPPSVRLARRDTAGAAPADVVPLVDVRWVLDAADGDDVPAAELVGRVADDATAPGVPLVRYATGADLPPVHSPRPYLHPVHTAAGTSVTDLSPVDHRHHYGMSFAVPVVNGTSYWGGRTFLRDEGPTLLPNHGRQVPRSRRADAGTLAEEIAWLDERGADLLREERTLGAAAWTDAAAWVLRWSSTLHAEHGDLRVESPATNGRPQAGYGGLFWRLAAADTTAVLGDGLAGEAAVHGSTSPWLAFVQRRGLASTTLVLVQPPAQVRPWFVRVAEYPGAGPALAWDAPALVPAGGTLAAGLAAVLVDRALDADEAAALAVRAWEA from the coding sequence TTGTCCCACCAACGGCCCCAGCACCCCGGAACCGCGGCGCTCGACGCCGCGCTCGCGGCCCCTGCCGGCACCACCCCCGACGCCGGCACCACGACCGCCCTGCGCCCCGCGCCCGTCGACCGCCCGGCGCCCGCCGAGCGGCCCGAGCGCACCCGCCCGCGACGGACCACGGCCACGATCGCCGAGGTCGCCGACGCGGCGGGCGTCTCGCGCGCCACCGTCTCGCGCGTCATGAACGGGCGCGACACCGTCGACGCCGACCTGGCCGCCCGCGTCCGCGAGGCCGCCGACCGCCTGGCGTACCGGCCCAGCAACGTGGCCCGCAGCCTGTCGCTCGGCCGCACCGAGACCGTCGCCGTGGTCGTCCCCGACCTGGCCAACCCGATGTTCCAGCAGGTGCTGCGCGGCGTCGCCGCCGCCGCGGGCGACGCCGGGTACCGCGTGCTCGTGGCCGACACCGCCGAGCACGTCGACGACGAGCAGACCGTCGTGCTCGACGCCCGCCTGCGCTGCGACGCGATCGTGCTGGTCAGCCCCCGCATGCCCGAGCGCGCCCTGCGTGCCCTGCTGCCCCAGCTGCGCCCCGCCGTGCTCGTCAACCGCGCCCCCGACGGTGCGACCCCGACGCTCGAGATCGACTACGCCGACGGCGTCGCGCAGATCGTCGACCACCTCGTGGGCCTCGGGCACCGGCACCTGCTGTACCTGGCGGGCCCGCCCGAGAGCGCCTCGCACCGGCGCCGGCTCGAGGCGCTGCGCGTCGCGGCCGCGCACCGCGAGGGCGTGCGGCTGTCGGAGATGCCGGCGGGCGCCAGCGTCGACGCGGGGTACGCCGCCGCGGCCGACGTGCTCGCGTCCCGCGCCACGGCCGTCGTCGCCTACAACGACCTCGTCGCGTTCGGCCTGCTCGCCCGCCTCAACGAGCTCGGCGTCGCCGTGCCCGGCGACGTGTCGATCGTCGGGTTCGACGACATCGAGCTCGCCCGGTTCGCGACCCCGTCCCTGACGACCGCCGCCGTGCCGCAGGTGGACCTCGGCCGGCTCGCCTGGGCGCACCTGCAGCCCGGCCTCACCGGAGGTGACCCGATGCCCGACCCCGCCCCCATCGCGCCCACGCTCGCCGTCCGCGCCAGCTCCGGGCCCGTGCCCCCGTCGGTGCGCCTCGCGCGGCGCGACACGGCCGGCGCGGCGCCCGCGGACGTCGTCCCGCTGGTCGACGTGCGGTGGGTCCTCGACGCGGCCGACGGCGACGACGTGCCGGCGGCCGAGCTCGTGGGGCGCGTCGCCGACGACGCGACCGCGCCGGGTGTGCCGCTCGTCCGCTACGCCACCGGCGCCGACCTGCCGCCCGTGCACTCCCCGCGCCCGTACCTGCACCCCGTGCACACGGCCGCGGGCACGTCCGTCACCGACCTGAGCCCCGTCGACCACCGCCACCACTACGGCATGTCGTTCGCCGTGCCCGTGGTCAACGGCACCTCCTACTGGGGCGGGCGCACGTTCCTGCGCGACGAGGGCCCGACGCTGCTGCCCAACCACGGCCGCCAGGTCCCGCGCTCGCGCCGGGCCGACGCCGGCACGCTCGCCGAGGAGATCGCCTGGCTCGACGAGCGCGGCGCGGACCTCCTGCGCGAGGAGCGCACGCTCGGCGCCGCCGCCTGGACCGACGCCGCGGCGTGGGTGCTGCGCTGGAGCTCGACGCTGCACGCCGAGCACGGCGACCTGCGCGTCGAGAGCCCCGCCACCAACGGCCGCCCGCAGGCCGGGTACGGGGGCCTGTTCTGGCGGCTGGCCGCCGCGGACACCACCGCCGTCCTCGGCGACGGGCTCGCCGGGGAGGCCGCCGTGCACGGCAGCACCTCGCCGTGGCTGGCGTTCGTGCAGCGCCGCGGCCTCGCGTCGACCACCCTGGTGCTCGTGCAGCCGCCCGCGCAGGTGCGTCCCTGGTTCGTGCGCGTCGCCGAGTACCCCGGCGCCGGGCCGGCGCTCGCGTGGGACGCGCCCGCCCTGGTCCCCGCCGGCGGCACCCTGGCGGCCGGGCTCGCCGCGGTGCTGGTCGACCGGGCCCTCGACGCCGACGAGGCCGCCGCGCTCGCGGTCCGCGCCTGGGAGGCGTGA
- a CDS encoding carbohydrate ABC transporter permease: protein MSVVSELRRTTRSGPSGSSARSPLRRGDGKAAAVFLAPWFLGLAVITIGPMLASAYLAFTDYSLLAPPQWVGLENFARLIEDARLHNALRVTFTYMVTGVPLQLAAALGLAMLLDRGMRGLAFYRSIFYLPSLLGGSVAIAILWRQLFGVEGLVNAFLGLFGIEGRGWVSDPDTALWTLVILHVWTFGSPMIIFLAGLRQIPEMYYEAASIDGAGRVRQFFHITLPLLTPILFFNLVLQVIGAFQSFTQAFVVSGGTGGPADSTMFYTLYLYQKGFTDYDMGYASALAWLLVLIVAALTAINFLTSKFWVFYDD, encoded by the coding sequence ATGTCCGTGGTGTCCGAGCTGCGTCGCACGACGCGCTCCGGCCCGTCAGGCTCGTCCGCGCGCAGCCCCTTGCGGCGCGGGGACGGCAAGGCAGCGGCCGTGTTCCTCGCCCCGTGGTTCCTGGGGCTCGCCGTCATCACCATCGGGCCCATGCTGGCCTCGGCGTACCTGGCGTTCACCGACTACTCGCTGCTGGCCCCGCCGCAGTGGGTCGGCCTGGAGAACTTCGCCCGGCTGATCGAGGACGCGCGCCTGCACAACGCGCTGCGCGTGACCTTCACGTACATGGTCACCGGCGTCCCGCTGCAGCTCGCCGCCGCGCTGGGGCTGGCCATGCTGCTCGACCGCGGCATGCGCGGCCTGGCGTTCTACCGGTCGATCTTCTACCTGCCGTCGCTGCTCGGCGGCTCGGTGGCCATCGCGATCCTGTGGCGCCAGCTCTTCGGCGTCGAGGGCCTGGTCAACGCGTTCCTCGGGCTGTTCGGCATCGAGGGCCGCGGCTGGGTCTCCGACCCCGACACCGCGCTGTGGACCCTGGTGATCCTGCACGTGTGGACGTTCGGCTCGCCGATGATCATCTTCCTCGCCGGCCTGCGGCAGATCCCCGAGATGTACTACGAGGCCGCGTCGATCGACGGCGCCGGCCGGGTCCGGCAGTTCTTCCACATCACGCTGCCGCTGCTCACGCCGATCCTCTTCTTCAACCTCGTGCTGCAGGTCATCGGCGCGTTCCAGTCGTTCACGCAGGCCTTCGTCGTCTCCGGTGGCACCGGCGGACCGGCGGACTCGACCATGTTCTACACGCTGTACCTCTACCAGAAGGGGTTCACCGACTACGACATGGGCTACGCGTCGGCGCTGGCCTGGCTGCTCGTGCTGATCGTCGCGGCGCTGACCGCGATCAACTTCCTCACCTCGAAGTTCTGGGTCTTCTACGATGACTGA
- a CDS encoding ABC transporter permease subunit, which yields MTEVHVRTDPATTAHRAVGPADLAARTRALADAQPPRPQRNPWPERIRSVSKHIGLSALAVLMLYPLIWLLVSSFKPTELIFRDVSIIPTQIDMTNYTEGWNALPHSFGTYMTNSAIIVLGALVGNLIACSMAAYAFARLEFRGRRLWFSIMLMSIMLPIHVLIVPQYVLFSQLGWINTFLPLIVPKLLATDAFFVFLMVQFFRGIPRELDEAARLDGCGHGRIYLRIMLPLATPALATTAIFTFIWTWNDFFSQLIFLTRPDMYTAPVALRTFLDSTGQSSWGPMFAMSIVSIIPVFLAFLFGQKYLVKGIATTGIK from the coding sequence ATGACTGAGGTCCACGTGCGCACCGATCCCGCCACCACCGCCCACCGCGCCGTCGGCCCCGCCGACCTCGCCGCCCGCACCCGGGCGCTCGCCGACGCCCAGCCCCCGCGCCCGCAGCGCAACCCCTGGCCCGAGCGGATCCGGTCGGTCAGCAAGCACATCGGCCTCAGCGCCCTGGCCGTGCTGATGCTCTACCCGCTGATCTGGCTCCTCGTGAGCTCGTTCAAGCCGACCGAGCTGATCTTCCGCGACGTGTCGATCATCCCGACGCAGATCGACATGACGAACTACACCGAGGGCTGGAACGCGCTGCCGCACTCCTTCGGCACGTACATGACGAACTCGGCGATCATCGTGCTCGGGGCCCTCGTCGGGAACCTGATCGCGTGCTCGATGGCCGCGTACGCGTTCGCCCGCCTGGAGTTCCGGGGCCGGCGCCTGTGGTTCTCGATCATGCTGATGTCGATCATGCTGCCGATCCACGTGCTGATCGTCCCGCAGTACGTGCTGTTCTCCCAGCTCGGATGGATCAACACGTTCCTGCCGCTGATCGTGCCCAAGCTCCTCGCCACCGACGCGTTCTTCGTGTTCCTCATGGTGCAGTTCTTCCGCGGCATCCCCCGCGAGCTCGACGAGGCCGCGCGCCTCGACGGCTGCGGCCACGGGCGCATCTACCTGCGGATCATGCTGCCGCTGGCCACCCCGGCCCTCGCCACCACCGCGATCTTCACGTTCATCTGGACGTGGAACGACTTCTTCAGCCAGCTGATCTTCCTCACCCGGCCCGACATGTACACCGCGCCCGTCGCGCTGCGCACGTTCCTCGACTCCACGGGCCAGAGCTCGTGGGGGCCGATGTTCGCCATGTCCATCGTCTCGATCATCCCCGTCTTCCTGGCCTTCCTGTTCGGCCAGAAGTACCTGGTCAAGGGCATCGCCACGACCGGCATCAAGTAG
- a CDS encoding ABC transporter substrate-binding protein, producing MRTPHPRRPRSAAPLRAAALLAAGALALTACSGSSGGADETVDPDAPVEIRWSWWGSDTRHELTQEVIDAFEAKHPNITVVPDYTDWDSYFDKLSVSVAGGDAPDVITQEERYLADYASRGVLADLSELDIDTSLIDENILTSGTLDDSLYGLATGVNVYAVVADPQAFADAGVEMPDDTTWTWQDYVDIANQISTNSGGAIRGAQDYGFNEPGFSIFARQQGQSLYTADGELGFDTATLAQWWQHSLDLQAGGGTPDAATTVEVNAAGPEQSLIGTNKGAMAWFWSNQLTAITSASGRDLELLRVPGESEFDRTGMYFKPAMYYSVSQQSEHPEAAALLVDFLVNDPAAGEILLSDRGLPANTEVRAAVQDKFEDTDKKAAEFLTDLEDEIVDGPAVPPVGAGSVAEIIARMTTEVLFARLTPQEAAEQFVSEVESAIG from the coding sequence ATGCGCACCCCTCACCCCCGCCGCCCGCGCTCCGCGGCACCCCTGCGCGCGGCAGCGCTCCTCGCGGCGGGCGCCCTCGCCCTGACCGCCTGCTCGGGCAGCAGCGGCGGAGCCGACGAGACCGTCGACCCGGACGCCCCCGTCGAGATCCGCTGGTCCTGGTGGGGCTCGGACACCCGTCACGAGCTCACGCAGGAGGTCATCGACGCGTTCGAGGCCAAGCACCCGAACATCACGGTCGTGCCCGACTACACCGACTGGGACAGCTACTTCGACAAGCTGTCCGTCTCGGTGGCCGGCGGTGACGCCCCCGACGTCATCACCCAGGAGGAGCGGTACCTCGCCGACTACGCGTCGCGCGGCGTGCTGGCCGACCTGTCCGAGCTCGACATCGACACGTCGCTGATCGACGAGAACATCCTCACCTCCGGCACCCTCGACGACTCCCTGTACGGCCTGGCCACCGGCGTCAACGTGTACGCCGTCGTCGCCGACCCGCAGGCGTTCGCCGACGCGGGCGTCGAGATGCCCGACGACACGACGTGGACGTGGCAGGACTACGTCGACATCGCCAACCAGATCTCGACCAACAGCGGCGGGGCCATCCGCGGCGCCCAGGACTACGGCTTCAACGAGCCCGGGTTCTCGATCTTCGCCCGCCAGCAGGGCCAGTCCCTGTACACCGCCGACGGCGAGCTCGGCTTCGACACCGCGACGCTGGCGCAGTGGTGGCAGCACTCCCTCGACCTGCAGGCCGGCGGCGGCACCCCCGACGCCGCGACCACGGTCGAGGTCAACGCCGCGGGCCCCGAGCAGTCCCTGATCGGCACCAACAAGGGCGCGATGGCGTGGTTCTGGTCCAACCAGCTGACCGCCATCACCAGCGCCTCGGGCCGCGACCTGGAGCTGCTGCGCGTGCCCGGCGAGTCGGAGTTCGACCGCACCGGCATGTACTTCAAGCCGGCCATGTACTACTCGGTCTCGCAGCAGTCCGAGCACCCCGAGGCCGCGGCCCTGCTCGTCGACTTCCTCGTCAACGACCCGGCGGCCGGCGAGATCCTGCTCTCCGACCGCGGCCTGCCCGCCAACACCGAGGTCCGCGCCGCCGTGCAGGACAAGTTCGAGGACACCGACAAGAAGGCCGCCGAGTTCCTCACCGACCTCGAGGACGAGATCGTCGACGGCCCCGCGGTCCCGCCCGTCGGCGCCGGCTCGGTCGCCGAGATCATCGCCCGCATGACCACCGAGGTGCTCTTCGCCCGCCTCACCCCGCAGGAGGCCGCCGAGCAGTTCGTCTCCGAGGTCGAGTCCGCCATCGGCTGA
- a CDS encoding YrhB domain-containing protein, translating to MIFQDAYEAAQVFLDATVRLRHAQEVVVMGCERLPGAWVFGYNTRRWAETGDVMASLVGNGPVVVPLDGGPPYLAGSATPVADQRREG from the coding sequence GTGATCTTTCAGGACGCGTACGAGGCGGCGCAGGTGTTCCTCGACGCCACCGTTCGGCTGCGCCACGCCCAGGAGGTGGTCGTCATGGGGTGCGAGCGGCTCCCCGGGGCGTGGGTGTTCGGGTACAACACCCGGCGCTGGGCCGAGACCGGTGACGTCATGGCCTCGCTCGTGGGCAACGGGCCGGTGGTGGTGCCGCTCGACGGGGGGCCGCCGTACCTCGCGGGGTCGGCGACGCCGGTGGCCGACCAGCGGCGGGAGGGGTGA